One Terriglobales bacterium genomic region harbors:
- a CDS encoding glycosyltransferase translates to MKITIFGLTLSSSWGNGHATPFRAIVRALHRRGHRVTFYEKDVPYYARRRDFDHCDYCDLVLYDEWDQVRPQALREARASDVVVCTSYCPEGGRIVDDVLPLQRPLRVFYDLDTPITLQNLEQGNLEYLCRDQVGGFDLYLSFTGGRILDVLEQHWGARMARPVYGCVDPDVHNCVSERADLRCALSYMGTYAADRQHKLDALFLEPARRRPDSCFILAGSLYPRESRWPENVRLLEHVAPADHPALYSSSRLTLNITRDGMARYGYCPSGRFFEAAACGTPLITDHWPGLETFFSPGDELLVAPGVEDVLEALNAGDEELSRIAWRARERTLCEHTGDDRAREMLAYFEEARRPVSALREAA, encoded by the coding sequence TTGAAGATCACCATATTTGGGCTGACCCTCTCTTCATCGTGGGGCAACGGTCACGCCACTCCGTTCCGCGCCATCGTGCGCGCCCTTCACCGCCGCGGGCATCGAGTCACCTTCTACGAGAAAGATGTTCCTTACTATGCAAGGCGGCGCGATTTCGACCATTGCGATTATTGCGACCTGGTTTTGTATGACGAATGGGACCAGGTGCGTCCGCAGGCGCTGCGTGAAGCCCGCGCCAGCGATGTCGTGGTCTGCACGAGTTATTGCCCTGAAGGCGGGCGTATCGTGGACGACGTTCTCCCGCTGCAACGTCCGCTGCGCGTTTTTTACGATCTGGACACGCCGATCACCCTGCAGAACCTGGAGCAGGGGAATCTGGAATATCTCTGCCGCGACCAGGTCGGCGGTTTCGATCTCTATCTGTCTTTTACCGGCGGACGCATCCTGGATGTGCTGGAGCAGCATTGGGGAGCGCGCATGGCGCGACCGGTGTACGGCTGCGTCGATCCCGACGTCCACAACTGCGTATCCGAGCGCGCCGACCTTCGTTGCGCGCTCAGCTACATGGGAACCTACGCCGCCGACCGCCAGCATAAGCTGGACGCCTTGTTTCTGGAGCCGGCGCGTCGCCGTCCGGATTCCTGTTTCATTCTGGCTGGCTCCCTGTACCCGCGTGAATCGAGGTGGCCGGAAAACGTGCGCCTCCTGGAGCACGTCGCGCCCGCCGATCATCCGGCACTGTATTCATCTTCGCGCCTGACCTTGAACATCACCCGCGACGGCATGGCGCGCTACGGCTACTGTCCTTCGGGACGCTTCTTTGAGGCCGCCGCTTGCGGCACGCCGCTGATCACCGATCATTGGCCAGGGCTGGAAACATTTTTCTCTCCCGGCGATGAACTACTGGTCGCGCCCGGCGTTGAGGATGTCCTGGAAGCGCTCAATGCCGGCGATGAGGAACTCTCGCGTATTGCCTGGCGCGCCCGCGAGCGGACCCTGTGCGAGCACACCGGTGATGACCGGGCCCGGGAGATGCTGGCCTATTTCGAGGAAGCGCGCAGGCCGGTTTCAGCGTTACGCGAAGCAGCTTAG
- a CDS encoding sugar phosphate nucleotidyltransferase, whose translation MIGIIPAAGAGQRIQPLGCSKELLPVGSRVIDGVERPKAVAEYLVERMIAAGATQICMVISAEKSDIVKYFAEREFAAEIFYVVQRRPQGLCDALFRAEPFARHHGQVLLGLPDTIWFPENAYRQAVDNTDGAGINLVCFPVLDPSAFDAVVSDELGYVQRVEVKQKNAHSHWIWGAVTATGEAFHTLKLLWDARHHEDEYLGHLLNAYMGAGNIVRATHCGEKYMDVGTLEGFRHAQDFLRAMGTVRKAA comes from the coding sequence ATGATCGGAATCATTCCCGCCGCGGGCGCCGGGCAACGCATCCAGCCGCTGGGTTGCTCGAAGGAACTTCTGCCCGTGGGCTCGCGCGTGATTGATGGCGTCGAGCGCCCCAAGGCCGTCGCCGAATACTTGGTCGAGCGCATGATCGCCGCCGGCGCGACCCAGATCTGCATGGTCATCTCGGCGGAAAAAAGCGACATCGTCAAGTATTTCGCTGAACGCGAATTCGCCGCGGAGATTTTCTATGTTGTGCAGCGGCGGCCCCAGGGCCTGTGCGACGCGCTGTTTCGCGCCGAACCATTCGCCCGCCACCACGGACAAGTGCTGCTCGGCTTGCCGGATACGATCTGGTTCCCGGAAAACGCCTACCGGCAGGCCGTGGACAATACCGACGGGGCGGGAATCAACCTGGTTTGTTTCCCGGTGCTGGACCCATCCGCATTTGATGCGGTGGTCAGCGATGAACTGGGCTACGTACAACGTGTCGAGGTCAAGCAGAAGAACGCGCACTCACACTGGATCTGGGGCGCTGTTACCGCCACCGGCGAGGCCTTTCATACGCTGAAGCTGCTTTGGGACGCCCGCCATCATGAAGACGAATACCTGGGACATCTGCTCAATGCTTACATGGGGGCCGGCAACATCGTGCGCGCCACCCATTGCGGCGAGAAGTACATGGACGTGGGCACCCTGGAGGGCTTCCGCCACGCCCAGGATTTTCTGCGCGCCATGGGCACGGTGCGCAAGGCGGCTTAG